The Symphalangus syndactylus isolate Jambi chromosome 23, NHGRI_mSymSyn1-v2.1_pri, whole genome shotgun sequence genome has a window encoding:
- the MDC1 gene encoding mediator of DNA damage checkpoint protein 1 isoform X7: MEDTQAIDWDVEEEEETEQSSESLRCNVEPVGRLHIFSGAHGPEKDFPLHLGKNVVGRMPDCSVALPFPSISKQHAEIEILAWDKAPVLRDCGSLNGTQILRPPKVLSPGVSHRLRDQELILFADLLCQYHRLDVSLPFVSRGPLTVEETPRVQGGTQPQKLLLAEDSEEEVDFLSERRVVKKSRTTSSSVIIPESDEEGHSPVLGSLGPPFAFNLNSDTDAEEGQQPATEEASSAARRGAIIEAEQSEAEVVTEIQLEKDQPLVKEGDDDTKVKRGAGNGVVPAGVILERSQPPEEDSDTDMDDDSRPPGRPAEVHLERAQPFGFIDSDTDAEEEGIPATPVVIPMKKRKIFHGVGTRGPEAPGLAHLQESQAGSDTDVEEDKDKAPQAVPLEKSQASMVINSDTDDEEEVSAALTLARLKESQPAIWNRDAEEDMAQRVVLLQQSQTTTERDSDTDVEEEELPVENKEAVLKGHTKIRALVRAHSEKDQPPFGDRDDSVEADKSSPGIYLERSQASTTVDINTQVEEEVPPGSAIVHIKKHQVSVEGTNQTDVKAVGGPAKLLAVSLEEAWPLHGDCETDAEEGTSLAASAVADVRKSQLPAEGDAGAQWAAAVLKQERAHEVGAQGGPPVAQVERDLPISRQNLTDVVVDTDTPGESTQPQREGAQVPTGREREQHVGGTKDSEDNCGDSEDLDLQATQCFLENQGLEVQSMEDEPTQAFMLTPPQELGPSHCSFQTTGLLNCKMPPAEKASRIRAAEKASSGDQESPDACLPPTVPEAPAPPQKPLNSQSQKHLAPQPLLSPLLPSIQPTVRKTRQYGSQEAPETRLSSELEPFHPKPKIITRKSSRMTPFPATSAAPEPHPSTSTAQPVTPKPTSQATRSRTNRSSVKTPEPVVPTAPELQPSTSTDQSVTSEPTSQATRGRKNRSSVKTPETVVPTAPKLQPSTSTDRLATPKPTSRSTRSRTNMSSVKTPETAVPTAPELQPSTSTDQPVTPKPTSRTTRSRTNMSSVKIPESTVPIAPELPPSTSTEQPVTPEPTSQATTGRKNRSSVKTPETVVPTAPKLQPSTSTEQPVTPEPTSQATTGRKNRSSVKTPETVVPTAPKLQPSTSTDQPITPEPISQATRGRKNRSSVKTPETVVPTAPKLQPSTSTDQPITPEPTSQATRGRKNRSSVKTPETVVPTAPKLQPSTSTDQPVTPEPTSQATRGRTNRSSVKTPETVVPTAPELQPSTSTDHLVIPEPTSQATRGRTDRSSVKTPETIVPTAPELQASASTDQPVTSKPTSRTTRGRKNQSSVKTPETVVPTAPELQPSTSTDRPVTSEPTSQATRGRTNRSSVKTPESIVPIAPKLQPSTSRNQLVTPEPTSRATRGRTNRSFVKTPEPVVPTAPEPHPTTSTDQPVTPKLTSRATRRRTNRSSVKTPKPVEPAASDLEPFTPTDQPVIPEAIAQGGQSKTLRSSTVRAMPVPTTPEFQSPVTTDQPISPEPIPQLSCIKRQRATGNPGSLAAPIDHKPCSAPLEPKSWASRNQRWEAVRAAESLTAIPEPASPQLLETPTHASQIQKVEPTGRSRFTPELQPKASQSRKRSLATMDSPLHQKPPQRWEVSQKTVIIKEEEEDTAEKPGKEEDVVTSKPGKRKRDQAEEEPNRIPSRSLRRTKLNQESTAPKVLFTGVVDARGERAVLALGGSLACSAAEASHLVTDRIRRTVKFLCAVGRGIPILSLDWLHQSRKAGFFLPPDEYVVTDPEQEKNFGFSLQDALSRARERRLLEGYEIYVTPGVQPPPPQMGEIISCCGGTYLPSMPRSYKPQRVVITCPQDFPRCSVPLRVGLPLLSPEFLLTGVLKQEAKPEAFVLYPLEMSST, translated from the exons ATGGAGGACACCCAGGCTATTGACTGGGATgttgaagaagaggaggagacagagCAATCCAGTGAATCCTTGAGGTGTAACGTGGAGCCAGTAGGGCGGCTACATATCTTTAGTGGTGCCCACGGACCAGAAAAAG ATTTCCCACTACACCTCGGGAAGAATGTGGTAGGCCGAATGCCTGACTGCTCTGTGGCCCTGCCCTTTCCATCTATCTCCAAACAACATGCAGAGATTGAAATCTTAGCCTGGGACAAGGCACCTGTCCTTCGAGACTGTGGGAGCCTTAATGGTACTCAAATCCTGAGACCTCCTAAGGTTTTGAGCCCTGGGGTGAGTCACCGTCTGAGGGACCAGGAATTGATTCTCTTTGCTGACTTGCTCTGCCAATACCATCGCCTGGATGTCTCTCTGCCCTTTGTCTCCCGGGGCCCTCTGACAGTAGAAGAGACACCCAGGGTACAGGGAGGAACTCAACCCCAGAAGCTTCTGTTGGCTGAGGACTCGGAGGAGGAAGTAG attttctttctgaaaggCGTGTGGTAAAAAAATCAAGGACCACATCTTCCTCTGTGATAATTCCAGAGAG TGATGAAGAGGGTCATTCCCCTGTCCTGGGCAGCCTTGGACCGCCTTTTGCCTTCAATTTGAACAGTGACACAGATGCGGAAGAAGGTCAGCAACCAGCCACAGAGGAGGCCTCCTCAGCTGCCAGAAGAGGTGCCATTATAGAGGCAGAGCAGTCTGAAGCTGAAGTTGTAACTGAAATCCAGCTTGAAAAGGATCAGCCTTTAGTGAAGGAGGGGGACGATGACACAAAAGTCAAGAGGGGTGCAGGGAATGGAGTGGTTCCAGCTGGGGTGATTCTGGAGAGGAGCCAACCTCCTGAAGAGGACAGTGACACAGATATGGATGATGACAGCAGGCCTCCTGGAAGGCCAGCTGAGGTCCATTTGGAAAGGGCTCAGCCTTTTGGCTTCATCGACAGCGACACTGATGCGGAAGAAGAGGGGATCCCAGCAACCCCAGTTGTCATTCCTATGAAGAAAAGGAAGATCTTCCATGGAGTTGGTACAAGGGGTCCTGAagcaccaggcctggcccatcTGCAGGAGAGCCAGGCTGGTAGTGATACAGATGTGGAGGAAGACAAGGACAAGGCCCCACAGGCTGTCCCTCTGGAGAAAAGCCAAGCTTCCATGGTTATCAACAGTGATACAGATGATGAGGAAGAAGTCTCAGCAGCACTGACTTTGGCACGTCTGAAAGAGAGCCAGCCTGCTATATGGAACAGAGATGCAGAAGAGGACATGGCCCAACGTGTGGTCCTTCTGCAGCAAAGCCAAACCACCACTGAGAGAGACAGTGACACAGATGTGGAAGAGGAAGAGCTCCCAGTGGAAAATAAAGAAGCTGTCCTCAAGGGTCACACAAAGATTAGAGCCCTTGTTAGAGCACATTCAGAAAAGGACCAACCTCCTTTTGGGGACCGTGATGACAGTGTGGAAGCAGATAAGAGCTCACCTGGGATCTACCTGGAGAGAAGCCAAGCCTCCACCACAGTGGACATCAACACACAAGTGGAGGAGGAAGTCCCGCCAGGGTCAGCCATTGTACATATAAAGAAACATCAGGTGTCTGTGGAGGGGACAAATCAAACAGATGTGAAAGCAGTTGGAGGACCAGCAAAGCTGCTTGCGGTATCTCTAGAGGAAGCCTGGCCTCTGCATGGGGACTGTGAAACAGATGCGGAGGAGGGCACCTCCTTAGCAGCCTCAGCAGTTGCAGATGTAAGAAAGAGCCAGCTTCCAGCAGAAGGGGATGCTGGGGCACAGTGGGCTGCAGCTGTTCTTAAGCAGGAGAGAGCTCATGAGGTGGGGGCCCAGGGTGGGCCACCTGTGGCACAAGTGGAGCGGGACCTCCCTATCTCAAGACAGAACCTCAcagatgtggtggtggacacAGACACTCCAGGGGAATCCACCCAGCCACAGAGAGAGGGAGCCCAGGTCCccacaggaagggagagagaacaaCATGTAGGTGGGACCAAGGACTCTGAAGACAACTGTGGTG ATTCTGAAGATCTGGACCTACAGGCTACCCAATGCTTTCTGGAGAATCAGGGCCTGGAAG TCCAGAGCATGGAGGATGAACCTACCCAGGCCTTCATGTTGACTCCACCCCAAGAGCTTGGCCCTTCCCATTGCAGCTTCCAGACAACAG GCCTCCTGAATTGCAAGATGCCACCTGCTGAGAAGGCTTCCAGGATCAGAGCTGCTGAGAAGGCTTCCAGC GGCGATCAGGAATCTCCAGATGCTTGTCTGCCTCCTACAGTGCCTGAAGCTCCAGCCCCACCCCAAAAGCCCCTTAACTCTCAGAGCCAGAAACATCTTGCACCTCAGCCCCTTCTTTCTCCCCTTTTACCTTCTATCCAGCCAACCGTTCGTAAGACCAGGCAATATGGGAGTCAGGAAGCTCCAGAGACTCGCTTGTCCTCAGAGCTGGAGCCTTTCCACCCAAAGCCTAAAATCATAACTCGGAAGTCCTCCAGGATGACACCCTTTCCAGCTACCTCTGCTGCCCCTGAGCCCCACCCTTCCACCTCCACAGCCCAGCCAGTCACTCCCAAGCCCACATCTCAGGCCACTAGGAGCAGGACAAATAGGTCCTCTGTCAAGACCCCTGAACCAGTTGTCCCCACAGCCCCTGAGCTCCAGCCTTCCACCTCCACAGACCAGTCTGTCACCTCTGAGCCCACATCTCAGGCTACTAGGGGAAGAAAAAATAGATCCTCTGTCAAGACCCCTGAAACAGTTGTCCCCACAGCCCCTAAGCTCCAGCCTTCCACCTCCACAGACCGACTTGCCACCCCCAAGCCCACATCTCGGTCCACTAGGAGCAGGACAAATATGTCCTCTGTCAAGACCCCTGAAACAGCTGTCCCCACAGCCCCTGAGCTCCAGCCTTCCACCTCCACAGACCAACCTGTCACCCCTAAGCCCACATCTCGGACCACTAGGAGCAGGACAAATATGTCCTCTGTGAAAATCCCTGAATCAACTGTCCCTATAGCCCCTGAGCTCCCGCCTTCCACCTCCACAGAGCAGCCTGTCACCCCTGAGCCCACATCTCAGGCTACTACGGGAAGAAAAAATAGGTCCTCTGTCAAGACCCCTGAAACAGTTGTCCCCACAGCCCCTAAGCTCCAGCCTTCCACCTCCACAGAGCAGCCTGTCACCCCTGAGCCCACATCTCAGGCTACTACGGGAAGAAAAAATAGGTCCTCTGTCAAGACCCCTGAAACAGTTGTCCCCACAGCCCCTAAGCTCCAGCCTTCCACCTCCACAGACCAGCCTATCACTCCTGAGCCCATATCTCAGGCTACTAGGGGAAGAAAAAATAGGTCCTCTGTCAAGACCCCTGAAACAGTTGTCCCCACAGCCCCTAAGCTCCAGCCTTCCACCTCCACAGACCAGCCTATCACTCCTGAGCCCACATCTCAGGCTACTAGGGGAAGAAAAAACAGATCCTCTGTCAAGACCCCTGAAACAGTTGTCCCCACAGCCCCTAAGCTCCAGCCTTCCACTTCCACAGACCAACCTGTCACTCCTGAGCCCACATCTCAGGCCACCAGGGGCAGGACAAATAGGTCCTCTGTCAAGACCCCTGAAACAGTTGTCCCCACAGCCCCTGAGCTCCAGCCTTCCACCTCCACAGACCATCTTGTTATCCCTGAGCCCACATCTCAGGCTACTAGGGGAAGAACAGATAGATCCTCTGTCAAGACTCCTGAAACAATTGTCCCCACAGCCCCTGAGCTCCAGGCTTCTGCCTCCACAGACCAGCCTGTCACCTCCAAGCCCACATCTCGGACCACTAGGGGAAGAAAAAATCAGTCCTCTGTCAAGACCCCTGAAACAGTTGTGCCCACAGCCCCTGAGCTCCAGCCTTCCACCTCCACAGACCGACCTGTCACCTCTGAGCCCACATCTCAGGCCACTAGGGGCAGGACAAATAGGTCCTCTGTCAAGACCCCTGAATCAATTGTCCCTATAGCCCCTAAGCTTCAGCCTTCTACCTCCAGAAACCAGCTTGTCACCCCTGAGCCCACATCTCGGGCCACTAGGGGCAGGACAAATAGGTCCTTTGTCAAGACTCCTGAACCAGTTGTCCCCACAGCCCCTGAGCCCCATCCTACCACCTCCACAGACCAGCCTGTCACCCCCAAGCTCACATCTAGGGCCACTAGGAGAAGGACAAATAGGTCCTCTGTCAAGACTCCCAAACCAGTTGAACCAGCAGCCTCTGATCTTGAGCCTTTTACTCCCACAGACCAGCCTGTCATCCCTGAGGCCATAGCTCAGGGTGGTCAGAGCAAAACACTGAGGTCTTCCACAGTAAGAGCTATGCCAGTTCCTACCACCCCTGAATTCCAATCTCCTGTCACCACAGACCAGCCTATTTCCCCTGAGCCTATTCCTCAACTCAGTTGCATCAAGAGGCAGAGAGCCACGGGGAATCCTGGCTCCCTCGCAGCTCCCATTGACCATAAGCCTTGCTCTGCACCCTTGGAACCTAAATCCTGGGCCTCAAGGAACCAAAGATGGGAAGCAGTGAGAGCAGCTGAATCCCTTACAGCCATTCCTGAGCCTGCCTCTCCCCAGCTTCTTGAGACACCAACTCATGCCTCCCAGATCCAAAAAGTGGAACCAACAGGTAGATCTAGGTTCACCCCGGAGCTCCAGCCTAAGGCCTCTCAAAGCCGCAAGAGGTCTTTAGCTACCATGGATTCACCACTACATCAGAAACCGCCCCAAAGATGGGAAGTCTCCCAGAAGACAGTGATTatcaaggaagaggaagaagatacTGCAGAGAAGCCAGGGAAGGAAGAG GATGTCGTGACTTCaaaaccaggcaagagaaagagagaccaggCAGAGGAGGAGCCCAACAGAATACCAAGCCGCAGCCTCCGACGGACCAAACTTAACCAAGAATCAACAGCCCCCAAA GTGCTCTTCACAGGAGTGGTGGATGCTCGGGGAGAGCGGGCTGTGCTGGCACTGGGGGGAAGTCTGGCTTGTTCAGCGGCAGAGGCTTCCCACCTGGTCACTGATCGCATCCGCAGGACAGTCAAGTTCCTGTGTGCCGTGGGGCGGGGAATCCCCATTCTCTCCCTGGACTGGCTGCATCAG TCCCGCAAGGCTGGTTTTTTCTTACCCCCGGATGAATATGTGGTGACCGACCCTGAGCAAGAGAAGAACTTTGGCTttagccttcaagacgcactgaGCCGGGCTCGGGAACGAAGGCTGCTAGAG gGCTATGAGATCTATGTGACCCCTGGAGTCCAGCCACCACCACCTCAGATGGGAGAGATCATTAGCTGCTGTGGAGGCACATACCTACCCAGCATGCCTCGGTCCTATAAG CCTCAGAGAGTTGTGATCACATGCCCTCAGGACTTCCCTCGTTGTTCTGTTCCACTGCGGGTTGGGCTGCCGCTCCTGTCGCCTGAGTTCCTGCTGACTGGAGTGCTGAAGCAGGAAGCCAAGCCAGAGGCCTTTGTCCTTTACCCTTTGGAGATGTCATCCACCTGA
- the MDC1 gene encoding mediator of DNA damage checkpoint protein 1 isoform X10, translated as MEDTQAIDWDVEEEEETEQSSESLRCNVEPVGRLHIFSGAHGPEKDFPLHLGKNVVGRMPDCSVALPFPSISKQHAEIEILAWDKAPVLRDCGSLNGTQILRPPKVLSPGVSHRLRDQELILFADLLCQYHRLDVSLPFVSRGPLTVEETPRVQGGTQPQKLLLAEDSEEEVDFLSERRVVKKSRTTSSSVIIPESDEEGHSPVLGSLGPPFAFNLNSDTDAEEGQQPATEEASSAARRGAIIEAEQSEAEVVTEIQLEKDQPLVKEGDDDTKVKRGAGNGVVPAGVILERSQPPEEDSDTDMDDDSRPPGRPAEVHLERAQPFGFIDSDTDAEEEGIPATPVVIPMKKRKIFHGVGTRGPEAPGLAHLQESQAGSDTDVEEDKDKAPQAVPLEKSQASMVINSDTDDEEEVSAALTLARLKESQPAIWNRDAEEDMAQRVVLLQQSQTTTERDSDTDVEEEELPVENKEAVLKGHTKIRALVRAHSEKDQPPFGDRDDSVEADKSSPGIYLERSQASTTVDINTQVEEEVPPGSAIVHIKKHQVSVEGTNQTDVKAVGGPAKLLAVSLEEAWPLHGDCETDAEEGTSLAASAVADVRKSQLPAEGDAGAQWAAAVLKQERAHEVGAQGGPPVAQVERDLPISRQNLTDVVVDTDTPGESTQPQREGAQVPTGREREQHVGGTKDSEDNCGDSEDLDLQATQCFLENQGLEVQSMEDEPTQAFMLTPPQELGPSHCSFQTTGLLNCKMPPAEKASRIRAAEKASSGDQESPDACLPPTVPEAPAPPQKPLNSQSQKHLAPQPLLSPLLPSIQPTVRKTRQYGSQEAPETRLSSELEPFHPKPKIITRKSSRMTPFPATSAAPEPHPSTSTAQPVTPKPTSQATRSRTNRSSVKTPEPVVPTAPELQPSTSTDQSVTSEPTSQATRGRKNRSSVKTPETVVPTAPKLQPSTSTDRLATPKPTSRSTRSRTNMSSVKTPETAVPTAPELQPSTSTDQPVTPKPTSRTTRSRTNMSSVKIPESTVPIAPELPPSTSTEQPVTPEPTSQATTGRKNRSSVKTPETVVPTAPKLQPSTSTEQPVTPEPTSQATTGRKNRSSVKTPETVVPTAPKLQPSTSTDQPITPEPISQATRGRKNRSSVKTPETVVPTAPKLQPSTSTDQPITPEPTSQATRGRKNRSSVKTPETVVPTAPKLQPSTSTDQPVTPEPTSQATRGRTNRSSVKTPETVVPTAPELQPSTSTDHLVIPEPTSQATRGRTDRSSVKTPETIVPTAPELQASASTDQPVTSKPTSRTTRGRKNQSSVKTPETVVPTAPELQPSTSTDRPVTSEPTSQATRGRTNRSSVKTPESIVPIAPKLQPSTSRNQLVTPEPTSRATRGRTNRSFVKTPEPVVPTAPEPHPTTSTDQPVTPKLTSRATRRRTNRSSVKTPKPVEPAASDLEPFTPTDQPVIPEAIAQGGQSKTLRSSTVRAMPVPTTPEFQSPVTTDQPISPEPIPQLSCIKRQRATGNPGSLAAPIDHKPCSAPLEPKSWASRNQRWEAVRAAESLTAIPEPASPQLLETPTHASQIQKVEPTGRSRFTPELQPKASQSRKRSLATMDSPLHQKPPQRWEVSQKTVIIKEEEEDTAEKPGKEEDVVTSKPGKRKRDQAEEEPNRIPSRSLRRTKLNQESTAPKVLFTGVVDARGERAVLALGGSLACSAAEASHLVTDRIRRTVKFLCAVGRGIPILSLDWLHQPQRVVITCPQDFPRCSVPLRVGLPLLSPEFLLTGVLKQEAKPEAFVLYPLEMSST; from the exons ATGGAGGACACCCAGGCTATTGACTGGGATgttgaagaagaggaggagacagagCAATCCAGTGAATCCTTGAGGTGTAACGTGGAGCCAGTAGGGCGGCTACATATCTTTAGTGGTGCCCACGGACCAGAAAAAG ATTTCCCACTACACCTCGGGAAGAATGTGGTAGGCCGAATGCCTGACTGCTCTGTGGCCCTGCCCTTTCCATCTATCTCCAAACAACATGCAGAGATTGAAATCTTAGCCTGGGACAAGGCACCTGTCCTTCGAGACTGTGGGAGCCTTAATGGTACTCAAATCCTGAGACCTCCTAAGGTTTTGAGCCCTGGGGTGAGTCACCGTCTGAGGGACCAGGAATTGATTCTCTTTGCTGACTTGCTCTGCCAATACCATCGCCTGGATGTCTCTCTGCCCTTTGTCTCCCGGGGCCCTCTGACAGTAGAAGAGACACCCAGGGTACAGGGAGGAACTCAACCCCAGAAGCTTCTGTTGGCTGAGGACTCGGAGGAGGAAGTAG attttctttctgaaaggCGTGTGGTAAAAAAATCAAGGACCACATCTTCCTCTGTGATAATTCCAGAGAG TGATGAAGAGGGTCATTCCCCTGTCCTGGGCAGCCTTGGACCGCCTTTTGCCTTCAATTTGAACAGTGACACAGATGCGGAAGAAGGTCAGCAACCAGCCACAGAGGAGGCCTCCTCAGCTGCCAGAAGAGGTGCCATTATAGAGGCAGAGCAGTCTGAAGCTGAAGTTGTAACTGAAATCCAGCTTGAAAAGGATCAGCCTTTAGTGAAGGAGGGGGACGATGACACAAAAGTCAAGAGGGGTGCAGGGAATGGAGTGGTTCCAGCTGGGGTGATTCTGGAGAGGAGCCAACCTCCTGAAGAGGACAGTGACACAGATATGGATGATGACAGCAGGCCTCCTGGAAGGCCAGCTGAGGTCCATTTGGAAAGGGCTCAGCCTTTTGGCTTCATCGACAGCGACACTGATGCGGAAGAAGAGGGGATCCCAGCAACCCCAGTTGTCATTCCTATGAAGAAAAGGAAGATCTTCCATGGAGTTGGTACAAGGGGTCCTGAagcaccaggcctggcccatcTGCAGGAGAGCCAGGCTGGTAGTGATACAGATGTGGAGGAAGACAAGGACAAGGCCCCACAGGCTGTCCCTCTGGAGAAAAGCCAAGCTTCCATGGTTATCAACAGTGATACAGATGATGAGGAAGAAGTCTCAGCAGCACTGACTTTGGCACGTCTGAAAGAGAGCCAGCCTGCTATATGGAACAGAGATGCAGAAGAGGACATGGCCCAACGTGTGGTCCTTCTGCAGCAAAGCCAAACCACCACTGAGAGAGACAGTGACACAGATGTGGAAGAGGAAGAGCTCCCAGTGGAAAATAAAGAAGCTGTCCTCAAGGGTCACACAAAGATTAGAGCCCTTGTTAGAGCACATTCAGAAAAGGACCAACCTCCTTTTGGGGACCGTGATGACAGTGTGGAAGCAGATAAGAGCTCACCTGGGATCTACCTGGAGAGAAGCCAAGCCTCCACCACAGTGGACATCAACACACAAGTGGAGGAGGAAGTCCCGCCAGGGTCAGCCATTGTACATATAAAGAAACATCAGGTGTCTGTGGAGGGGACAAATCAAACAGATGTGAAAGCAGTTGGAGGACCAGCAAAGCTGCTTGCGGTATCTCTAGAGGAAGCCTGGCCTCTGCATGGGGACTGTGAAACAGATGCGGAGGAGGGCACCTCCTTAGCAGCCTCAGCAGTTGCAGATGTAAGAAAGAGCCAGCTTCCAGCAGAAGGGGATGCTGGGGCACAGTGGGCTGCAGCTGTTCTTAAGCAGGAGAGAGCTCATGAGGTGGGGGCCCAGGGTGGGCCACCTGTGGCACAAGTGGAGCGGGACCTCCCTATCTCAAGACAGAACCTCAcagatgtggtggtggacacAGACACTCCAGGGGAATCCACCCAGCCACAGAGAGAGGGAGCCCAGGTCCccacaggaagggagagagaacaaCATGTAGGTGGGACCAAGGACTCTGAAGACAACTGTGGTG ATTCTGAAGATCTGGACCTACAGGCTACCCAATGCTTTCTGGAGAATCAGGGCCTGGAAG TCCAGAGCATGGAGGATGAACCTACCCAGGCCTTCATGTTGACTCCACCCCAAGAGCTTGGCCCTTCCCATTGCAGCTTCCAGACAACAG GCCTCCTGAATTGCAAGATGCCACCTGCTGAGAAGGCTTCCAGGATCAGAGCTGCTGAGAAGGCTTCCAGC GGCGATCAGGAATCTCCAGATGCTTGTCTGCCTCCTACAGTGCCTGAAGCTCCAGCCCCACCCCAAAAGCCCCTTAACTCTCAGAGCCAGAAACATCTTGCACCTCAGCCCCTTCTTTCTCCCCTTTTACCTTCTATCCAGCCAACCGTTCGTAAGACCAGGCAATATGGGAGTCAGGAAGCTCCAGAGACTCGCTTGTCCTCAGAGCTGGAGCCTTTCCACCCAAAGCCTAAAATCATAACTCGGAAGTCCTCCAGGATGACACCCTTTCCAGCTACCTCTGCTGCCCCTGAGCCCCACCCTTCCACCTCCACAGCCCAGCCAGTCACTCCCAAGCCCACATCTCAGGCCACTAGGAGCAGGACAAATAGGTCCTCTGTCAAGACCCCTGAACCAGTTGTCCCCACAGCCCCTGAGCTCCAGCCTTCCACCTCCACAGACCAGTCTGTCACCTCTGAGCCCACATCTCAGGCTACTAGGGGAAGAAAAAATAGATCCTCTGTCAAGACCCCTGAAACAGTTGTCCCCACAGCCCCTAAGCTCCAGCCTTCCACCTCCACAGACCGACTTGCCACCCCCAAGCCCACATCTCGGTCCACTAGGAGCAGGACAAATATGTCCTCTGTCAAGACCCCTGAAACAGCTGTCCCCACAGCCCCTGAGCTCCAGCCTTCCACCTCCACAGACCAACCTGTCACCCCTAAGCCCACATCTCGGACCACTAGGAGCAGGACAAATATGTCCTCTGTGAAAATCCCTGAATCAACTGTCCCTATAGCCCCTGAGCTCCCGCCTTCCACCTCCACAGAGCAGCCTGTCACCCCTGAGCCCACATCTCAGGCTACTACGGGAAGAAAAAATAGGTCCTCTGTCAAGACCCCTGAAACAGTTGTCCCCACAGCCCCTAAGCTCCAGCCTTCCACCTCCACAGAGCAGCCTGTCACCCCTGAGCCCACATCTCAGGCTACTACGGGAAGAAAAAATAGGTCCTCTGTCAAGACCCCTGAAACAGTTGTCCCCACAGCCCCTAAGCTCCAGCCTTCCACCTCCACAGACCAGCCTATCACTCCTGAGCCCATATCTCAGGCTACTAGGGGAAGAAAAAATAGGTCCTCTGTCAAGACCCCTGAAACAGTTGTCCCCACAGCCCCTAAGCTCCAGCCTTCCACCTCCACAGACCAGCCTATCACTCCTGAGCCCACATCTCAGGCTACTAGGGGAAGAAAAAACAGATCCTCTGTCAAGACCCCTGAAACAGTTGTCCCCACAGCCCCTAAGCTCCAGCCTTCCACTTCCACAGACCAACCTGTCACTCCTGAGCCCACATCTCAGGCCACCAGGGGCAGGACAAATAGGTCCTCTGTCAAGACCCCTGAAACAGTTGTCCCCACAGCCCCTGAGCTCCAGCCTTCCACCTCCACAGACCATCTTGTTATCCCTGAGCCCACATCTCAGGCTACTAGGGGAAGAACAGATAGATCCTCTGTCAAGACTCCTGAAACAATTGTCCCCACAGCCCCTGAGCTCCAGGCTTCTGCCTCCACAGACCAGCCTGTCACCTCCAAGCCCACATCTCGGACCACTAGGGGAAGAAAAAATCAGTCCTCTGTCAAGACCCCTGAAACAGTTGTGCCCACAGCCCCTGAGCTCCAGCCTTCCACCTCCACAGACCGACCTGTCACCTCTGAGCCCACATCTCAGGCCACTAGGGGCAGGACAAATAGGTCCTCTGTCAAGACCCCTGAATCAATTGTCCCTATAGCCCCTAAGCTTCAGCCTTCTACCTCCAGAAACCAGCTTGTCACCCCTGAGCCCACATCTCGGGCCACTAGGGGCAGGACAAATAGGTCCTTTGTCAAGACTCCTGAACCAGTTGTCCCCACAGCCCCTGAGCCCCATCCTACCACCTCCACAGACCAGCCTGTCACCCCCAAGCTCACATCTAGGGCCACTAGGAGAAGGACAAATAGGTCCTCTGTCAAGACTCCCAAACCAGTTGAACCAGCAGCCTCTGATCTTGAGCCTTTTACTCCCACAGACCAGCCTGTCATCCCTGAGGCCATAGCTCAGGGTGGTCAGAGCAAAACACTGAGGTCTTCCACAGTAAGAGCTATGCCAGTTCCTACCACCCCTGAATTCCAATCTCCTGTCACCACAGACCAGCCTATTTCCCCTGAGCCTATTCCTCAACTCAGTTGCATCAAGAGGCAGAGAGCCACGGGGAATCCTGGCTCCCTCGCAGCTCCCATTGACCATAAGCCTTGCTCTGCACCCTTGGAACCTAAATCCTGGGCCTCAAGGAACCAAAGATGGGAAGCAGTGAGAGCAGCTGAATCCCTTACAGCCATTCCTGAGCCTGCCTCTCCCCAGCTTCTTGAGACACCAACTCATGCCTCCCAGATCCAAAAAGTGGAACCAACAGGTAGATCTAGGTTCACCCCGGAGCTCCAGCCTAAGGCCTCTCAAAGCCGCAAGAGGTCTTTAGCTACCATGGATTCACCACTACATCAGAAACCGCCCCAAAGATGGGAAGTCTCCCAGAAGACAGTGATTatcaaggaagaggaagaagatacTGCAGAGAAGCCAGGGAAGGAAGAG GATGTCGTGACTTCaaaaccaggcaagagaaagagagaccaggCAGAGGAGGAGCCCAACAGAATACCAAGCCGCAGCCTCCGACGGACCAAACTTAACCAAGAATCAACAGCCCCCAAA GTGCTCTTCACAGGAGTGGTGGATGCTCGGGGAGAGCGGGCTGTGCTGGCACTGGGGGGAAGTCTGGCTTGTTCAGCGGCAGAGGCTTCCCACCTGGTCACTGATCGCATCCGCAGGACAGTCAAGTTCCTGTGTGCCGTGGGGCGGGGAATCCCCATTCTCTCCCTGGACTGGCTGCATCAG CCTCAGAGAGTTGTGATCACATGCCCTCAGGACTTCCCTCGTTGTTCTGTTCCACTGCGGGTTGGGCTGCCGCTCCTGTCGCCTGAGTTCCTGCTGACTGGAGTGCTGAAGCAGGAAGCCAAGCCAGAGGCCTTTGTCCTTTACCCTTTGGAGATGTCATCCACCTGA